From the genome of Ectobacillus sp. JY-23, one region includes:
- a CDS encoding glutathione ABC transporter substrate-binding protein — protein MIRNKKSVWNYILLVLLMVMLSVASACSTQSMISKEKKKNPLGEKQGGTLTVVRSSDATKLDPHFITDIPSANMIYQKVYETLVEPDKDMKIKPLLASEWNVVNDTTWEFKLRKGITFHDGAPFDAKAVKATFDRLLDPNTGSPQREKFTMIKEVKVVDDTTVQFLLSYPYAALLSILASNEGSIISPKALTDNPKKLTEHPVGTGPFLFEKWKTGQEIALKRNDSYWGEKPYIDRVVFKIVPEDATRLAMVETGEAHINDQIPVTEIERIEASKTMGLYRTEGLSVEYIGFNTKKKPLDDVKVRKAISHAIEREAILKGVYNNMGSLANSAMSPKVFGYSENVKPYDYDLNEAKKLLKEAGYEKGLSISLVTNDRKERVNMAEVIQSQLKGIGIEVKIQVMEYGAYLEAIGKAQHDLFIGGWGNATGDGDYNQYNLFHSVSQGSAGNHFYYSNPDVDTIIEKARRETNEKVRKELYEKALKLELEDAVYIPIRNYQHLAVHGKNVSGFWLSPANYLMIDKVVIK, from the coding sequence ATGATACGGAACAAGAAGAGTGTGTGGAATTATATCTTGTTGGTTCTTTTGATGGTTATGCTGAGTGTGGCTTCAGCATGTTCCACTCAATCGATGATATCGAAAGAAAAAAAGAAAAACCCGTTAGGAGAGAAGCAAGGAGGAACTTTGACAGTTGTCCGCTCGTCTGACGCGACCAAACTGGATCCGCATTTCATAACTGATATTCCATCAGCCAATATGATCTACCAGAAAGTATACGAGACGCTTGTAGAGCCGGATAAGGATATGAAAATTAAGCCGTTGTTGGCGTCGGAATGGAATGTGGTGAATGACACGACATGGGAATTTAAGTTGAGAAAAGGAATCACCTTCCATGATGGAGCCCCATTTGACGCAAAGGCTGTCAAAGCGACATTTGATCGCTTGCTTGATCCAAACACAGGCTCGCCGCAACGTGAGAAGTTCACCATGATAAAAGAAGTCAAAGTTGTCGATGACACGACAGTGCAGTTTTTGCTTTCCTACCCATATGCGGCGCTTCTTTCCATTTTAGCGAGCAACGAGGGTAGCATCATCAGTCCGAAAGCTTTGACGGATAATCCTAAGAAATTGACGGAGCACCCTGTAGGTACTGGTCCTTTCTTGTTTGAGAAGTGGAAAACAGGACAGGAAATTGCTTTAAAGAGAAACGATTCTTACTGGGGAGAGAAACCGTATATCGATCGCGTTGTATTCAAGATTGTTCCGGAGGATGCCACAAGATTGGCCATGGTCGAGACTGGGGAGGCTCATATCAATGACCAGATACCAGTAACAGAGATTGAAAGAATTGAAGCTTCAAAAACGATGGGACTTTATCGTACAGAAGGGCTATCTGTGGAGTATATAGGCTTCAATACAAAGAAAAAACCACTTGATGATGTTAAGGTCCGAAAAGCAATTAGCCATGCGATTGAGCGAGAAGCTATCTTGAAAGGTGTTTACAACAATATGGGGTCACTTGCCAATTCGGCTATGAGTCCTAAAGTGTTTGGATACAGTGAAAACGTCAAGCCATACGATTATGATCTGAATGAAGCGAAAAAATTATTAAAAGAAGCGGGTTACGAGAAAGGACTATCTATCTCTTTGGTCACAAACGACCGGAAAGAACGTGTCAATATGGCGGAAGTGATTCAATCACAGCTCAAGGGGATCGGAATCGAAGTGAAAATTCAAGTGATGGAATATGGGGCGTATTTAGAAGCGATCGGCAAAGCGCAGCATGATCTTTTCATCGGAGGATGGGGAAATGCGACGGGTGACGGCGATTACAACCAGTACAACTTGTTCCATTCCGTGTCACAAGGTTCGGCAGGAAATCACTTTTATTACAGCAATCCTGATGTGGACACGATTATTGAAAAAGCGCGTCGTGAAACAAATGAAAAAGTGCGAAAAGAATTATATGAAAAAGCACTTAAGCTAGAGTTGGAGGATGCAGTATATATTCCAATTCGTAATTATCAGCATTTGGCGGTGCACGGAAAAAATGTGAGTGGATTTTGGCTGAGTCCGGCCAATTATTTGATGATAGATAAAGTCGTCATTAAGTAA
- a CDS encoding ABC transporter permease, translated as MRPEIHATQSQLVTQPVLHSKSSRLKDFISIFIANKAAMAGAIIILFYILIALLAPILAPYDPYEIRLNQKLLPPSMEHWMGTDDKGRDILSRVLYGSRLSMGVGFSAVTFGATFGIMFGLIAGYYGKWIDSIIMRIMDIMLAFPGILLALAIISALGPGLINVTIAVGAFSVPLFARIVRGSTLEVKRLEYIDAIRSLGANDFIIITRHILPNVLSPIIVQGTLRLATAILSAAGLSFLGLGAQPPSPEWGSMLSNGRDFLFSAPYIALFPGLAISILVLGFNIFGDGLRDAFDPRMKK; from the coding sequence ATGAGACCAGAAATTCACGCAACACAATCCCAGCTTGTCACACAACCTGTATTACATTCGAAATCATCCAGACTAAAAGACTTCATTTCTATATTTATAGCAAATAAAGCGGCGATGGCGGGAGCAATTATTATACTATTTTATATATTAATCGCCTTGTTGGCGCCCATTTTAGCTCCCTATGACCCCTATGAAATCCGACTTAATCAGAAATTGCTTCCCCCATCGATGGAACATTGGATGGGCACCGACGATAAAGGACGTGATATTTTAAGCCGAGTTTTATACGGCTCCAGACTTTCCATGGGTGTCGGATTCTCCGCTGTCACATTCGGAGCCACCTTTGGCATTATGTTTGGCTTGATCGCAGGCTATTACGGCAAGTGGATAGATTCTATCATTATGAGAATCATGGATATTATGCTCGCTTTCCCTGGAATTTTATTGGCTTTGGCCATCATCAGCGCCCTCGGCCCTGGTCTCATCAATGTCACGATCGCCGTTGGAGCGTTCTCTGTACCGTTGTTTGCCCGTATTGTGCGTGGATCGACGCTGGAGGTTAAGCGCTTGGAATATATCGATGCCATTCGTTCTCTTGGTGCCAACGATTTTATCATCATCACAAGGCACATCTTGCCCAATGTTCTTTCGCCTATTATTGTACAGGGTACGTTACGCTTGGCAACTGCCATTCTTTCCGCCGCTGGTTTATCCTTTCTTGGACTCGGCGCGCAGCCTCCTTCCCCGGAGTGGGGATCAATGCTGAGCAACGGCCGGGATTTCCTGTTCTCAGCACCTTATATCGCACTGTTTCCCGGTCTTGCCATCTCTATCTTGGTACTTGGGTTCAATATCTTTGGAGACGGTCTGCGGGATGCGTTCGATCCCAGAATGAAAAAGTAA
- a CDS encoding M4 family metallopeptidase, with protein sequence MSKKAAIPAVLALSFMAGGVLPTTAPKVYAEETQVSATTPEEVALAYLQSQVLNTARSFVTTNQFQIVNSIKDSTTNTYHVRTIEQYKGIPIYGSGQAVALDANNNVYAAVGNVTQNLSRSVIPTEAAIAKEDAESIAKTEVEASIGAVNNYDGIETELTILPKDGQHRLTYLVKLSTSIPAPGYFHYFVDATTGEVLEHFNAAHEAIDPANVTPITGTGLDVFGKKQSFISVKNNADGKNYLYGGAIAGGTLTNPNIVPVATFDARRMPETSFILLSALFGFTGFEVRSNTSFFADPAAVSAHTNSIKINQYYQSVHKRNGIDNKAMPMISTVHIGSKWNNAAWNGKQMLYGDGDGVLLGSLAGGLDVAGHEITHGVIEKTANLTYQDESGAINESLADIFGELAELYAGGITVTPPDAWEMGEDIYTPNKLNDGGLRSMSNPKTKSLSAAYGLKDNKYPDTYADRYIGTLDKGGVHINSSINNKAAYLIAAGGTHNGVTVTGITRQKMEKIYYRALTLYLTPSSGFKEMRQAAIQSARDLYPDNRTTGQPSTETKAVIAAYDAVGVPAE encoded by the coding sequence ATGAGTAAAAAAGCAGCAATTCCAGCTGTACTTGCATTATCTTTCATGGCTGGCGGTGTATTGCCAACAACTGCACCGAAGGTATATGCAGAAGAAACACAAGTAAGCGCAACGACTCCAGAAGAGGTAGCGCTCGCTTATCTTCAATCTCAAGTATTGAATACGGCAAGATCTTTTGTTACAACAAATCAGTTTCAAATTGTAAACAGCATCAAAGATAGTACAACGAATACATATCATGTGCGTACTATTGAGCAATACAAAGGTATTCCGATTTATGGATCTGGACAAGCTGTAGCACTAGATGCAAACAACAATGTATATGCCGCTGTTGGCAATGTTACACAAAACTTAAGTCGATCAGTTATTCCAACAGAAGCTGCCATTGCTAAAGAAGATGCAGAATCTATTGCGAAAACTGAAGTAGAAGCGTCTATTGGCGCAGTTAACAATTATGATGGTATTGAAACAGAACTTACGATTCTTCCAAAAGATGGACAACACCGCTTAACATATCTAGTAAAGTTATCTACTTCTATCCCGGCGCCGGGTTATTTCCACTATTTTGTGGATGCGACAACAGGTGAAGTGTTAGAACACTTTAATGCGGCCCATGAAGCCATCGATCCTGCGAATGTTACACCGATTACAGGAACAGGATTAGATGTGTTCGGTAAAAAGCAAAGCTTCATCTCTGTAAAGAATAACGCAGATGGTAAAAATTATCTGTATGGTGGTGCTATTGCAGGTGGAACTCTGACAAATCCTAATATTGTACCTGTTGCTACGTTTGATGCACGTCGTATGCCGGAAACGTCATTTATTTTATTAAGTGCGTTGTTCGGATTTACTGGGTTTGAAGTAAGATCAAATACATCATTCTTTGCAGATCCAGCAGCGGTTTCTGCTCACACCAATTCAATTAAAATAAATCAATACTATCAATCTGTTCATAAGCGTAACGGTATTGATAATAAAGCTATGCCGATGATTAGTACAGTTCATATTGGTTCTAAGTGGAACAACGCAGCTTGGAACGGAAAGCAAATGTTATACGGAGATGGTGATGGTGTACTACTTGGGTCGTTAGCAGGGGGACTAGATGTTGCTGGTCATGAAATTACACACGGTGTGATTGAAAAAACAGCAAACTTAACGTACCAGGATGAATCAGGTGCAATAAACGAATCTTTAGCAGATATTTTCGGTGAATTGGCAGAGCTGTATGCGGGTGGAATTACTGTAACTCCGCCTGACGCATGGGAGATGGGAGAAGATATTTATACACCAAACAAATTGAATGACGGTGGTCTTCGTTCTATGAGCAATCCGAAAACAAAATCTCTTTCTGCTGCTTATGGTTTAAAAGACAATAAGTATCCTGACACTTATGCTGATCGTTATATTGGTACATTAGATAAAGGTGGCGTTCACATCAACAGTAGCATTAACAACAAAGCTGCTTATTTAATCGCAGCCGGTGGTACGCACAATGGTGTAACTGTAACTGGTATTACACGTCAGAAAATGGAAAAGATTTACTATCGTGCACTAACATTATACTTGACGCCTTCTTCTGGCTTTAAAGAAATGCGCCAAGCAGCAATTCAATCTGCTCGCGATCTATATCCGGACAATCGAACGACTGGACAACCATCTACAGAAACGAAAGCAGTTATTGCTGCGTATGATGCGGTTGGTGTACCGGCTGAGTAA
- the nikB gene encoding nickel ABC transporter permease — translation MLTFIVRRLLQTIPVIIGVTFVVFFIMQLVPGDPAVLLAGEGASKETIAQLREQLGLNRPFLIQYFDYVTHVFQGDLGTSLKNSQPVLDEILVRLPITMELAFFSILITIVLGMGAGIISAVKPYSLTDFGVMVVALLGISLPSFWFGLMLMYFFSVKLQALPVAGWDSLLHVILPAFTLGAGGAAIVARMTRSSMLEVIRQDYIRTARAKGLRERVIIYKHALRNALIPVITVVGLQFGALLGGTVLVESVFAINGLGRMIVDAIRMRDLPMVQGGVLCASLIFVTVNLVVDIFYRFFNKRIELN, via the coding sequence ATGCTGACCTTTATTGTTCGTCGTCTTCTTCAGACCATTCCCGTCATCATTGGCGTAACATTTGTCGTTTTTTTTATTATGCAGCTTGTGCCGGGTGACCCCGCAGTACTGCTGGCAGGAGAAGGTGCCTCTAAGGAAACCATCGCGCAACTCAGAGAGCAGCTTGGTCTCAATCGCCCTTTTTTGATTCAGTACTTTGACTATGTAACGCATGTTTTTCAAGGGGATTTAGGCACTTCTTTAAAAAATAGCCAACCTGTTCTTGACGAAATTCTGGTGCGACTTCCTATTACAATGGAGCTTGCCTTCTTCAGCATCCTTATCACCATTGTCTTGGGAATGGGCGCAGGAATCATCTCTGCTGTGAAGCCCTACTCTCTTACGGATTTTGGCGTGATGGTTGTCGCTTTGCTCGGCATTTCTTTACCAAGCTTTTGGTTCGGTTTGATGTTGATGTATTTCTTCTCAGTCAAATTACAAGCGCTTCCGGTAGCAGGGTGGGACAGCCTCCTGCATGTCATCCTTCCCGCCTTTACACTAGGCGCAGGTGGCGCGGCCATTGTAGCGAGAATGACACGTTCAAGCATGCTCGAGGTGATCCGCCAAGATTATATTCGAACCGCCCGCGCCAAAGGGCTTCGTGAACGAGTCATCATCTATAAGCATGCGCTACGGAACGCGTTGATTCCTGTTATTACTGTTGTGGGACTGCAGTTTGGCGCTTTGCTAGGCGGAACTGTGCTCGTAGAATCCGTATTCGCCATCAACGGGCTTGGGAGGATGATTGTGGACGCAATCCGTATGCGGGATTTACCAATGGTGCAGGGCGGTGTTTTGTGCGCCTCGCTTATCTTTGTGACAGTCAATTTAGTGGTCGATATTTTTTATCGCTTCTTCAACAAACGAATTGAATTAAACTAA
- a CDS encoding ABC transporter ATP-binding protein, translating into MKEITDKQVILQVDHLKQYFPVRSNPFLLPKSHVKAVDDISFHIFAGETLSIVGESGCGKSTTGRAILRLDEPTDGQIHYSGKNILNFNNKELRKLRGDLQIIFQDPFASLNPRQTIKQILNEAMSIQKVTEKPQRTARMLELLQYVGLPPESLDRYPHEFSGGQRQRIGIARALAVNPKLIVCDEAVSALDVSIQAQILNLLKRLQKQFQLTFLFISHDLSVVRHISDRVMVMYLGKIVEIADKKSLFQTPLHPYTKALLSAIPITNPELRKERIMLKGDVPSPIDPPTGCRFHTRCPHAVAMCKTEAPPLQELEKGHFVSCHFTKELM; encoded by the coding sequence ATGAAGGAAATTACAGATAAACAGGTCATTCTGCAAGTTGATCACTTGAAGCAATACTTTCCTGTCAGAAGCAATCCTTTTCTACTTCCCAAATCTCATGTAAAAGCGGTCGACGATATTTCCTTTCATATTTTCGCGGGTGAAACATTAAGTATTGTTGGAGAATCCGGCTGTGGCAAATCCACAACAGGGCGAGCCATCTTGCGTCTGGATGAACCTACAGACGGACAAATTCACTACAGCGGCAAAAATATTTTGAACTTCAACAATAAAGAGCTGAGAAAGCTCCGGGGCGATTTGCAGATCATCTTTCAAGACCCCTTCGCTTCTCTCAATCCCAGACAAACCATCAAACAAATATTGAATGAAGCGATGTCCATTCAAAAGGTCACAGAAAAACCGCAGCGTACGGCCCGTATGTTGGAGTTGCTTCAATACGTGGGACTCCCCCCAGAATCGCTCGATCGCTATCCGCATGAATTCAGCGGCGGACAGCGCCAGCGGATCGGTATCGCAAGAGCGCTTGCCGTAAACCCAAAGTTAATTGTTTGCGATGAAGCAGTGTCCGCGTTAGATGTGTCGATCCAGGCGCAAATCTTGAATCTACTCAAGCGCCTGCAAAAGCAATTCCAATTAACTTTTCTGTTTATTTCACACGACCTTAGTGTCGTACGTCATATATCAGATCGTGTGATGGTCATGTATTTAGGAAAAATAGTGGAAATCGCTGATAAAAAGTCACTTTTCCAAACACCGCTTCATCCCTATACAAAGGCCTTGCTATCAGCCATTCCCATCACAAATCCCGAACTGCGCAAAGAGCGTATCATGTTAAAAGGCGATGTACCTTCACCAATTGATCCGCCGACCGGCTGCCGCTTTCATACAAGGTGTCCGCATGCGGTGGCAATGTGCAAAACGGAAGCCCCCCCCTTACAAGAGTTAGAGAAAGGACATTTTGTAAGCTGTCATTTTACGAAAGAACTTATGTAA
- a CDS encoding ABC transporter ATP-binding protein has protein sequence MHMNKPILEVKGLQTHFTTKRGISKAVDGIDFTLHKGETLGIVGESGCGKSMTSLSILRLIPSPPGKIVGGSVIFKGRDLTTLSETEMQSIRGNEISMIFQEPMTSLNPVIPVGEQIAEALRLHQHMNKKEAWSKAVEMLELVGIPSPNKRAKQEPFQLSGGMRQRVMIAMALACTPEILIADEPTTALDVTIQAQILALMKDLQQKLGMGIIMITHDLGIVAETCDKVAVMYAGNIVEYASTAQIFTDPQHPYTQGLLASLPSIHEDYEELETIEGSIPSPYQMPAGCRFASRCPYKREVCATQQPELLDTASGQVRCWKYTEHWQEQTEGVV, from the coding sequence ATGCACATGAACAAACCAATTTTGGAAGTAAAAGGCCTGCAAACTCACTTCACTACAAAACGGGGAATAAGTAAAGCGGTGGATGGTATTGATTTTACGCTGCATAAAGGAGAAACATTAGGAATTGTCGGGGAATCGGGATGCGGCAAAAGTATGACCTCTTTATCCATTCTCCGCCTTATTCCTTCTCCTCCGGGAAAGATTGTCGGTGGGTCTGTAATATTTAAAGGAAGAGATTTGACAACTCTATCAGAAACAGAAATGCAAAGCATTCGCGGCAATGAAATTTCAATGATTTTCCAAGAGCCGATGACTTCGTTGAACCCAGTGATTCCTGTCGGCGAACAAATCGCCGAAGCGCTTAGATTGCATCAACATATGAATAAAAAGGAAGCGTGGAGCAAAGCGGTGGAAATGCTGGAGCTTGTTGGAATTCCCTCCCCCAACAAGCGAGCTAAGCAAGAGCCCTTTCAATTAAGCGGCGGCATGCGCCAAAGAGTGATGATCGCCATGGCTTTAGCTTGCACACCGGAAATTTTGATTGCCGATGAACCGACAACAGCACTGGATGTAACGATTCAAGCACAAATCCTTGCACTAATGAAGGATTTGCAGCAAAAGCTTGGTATGGGAATCATCATGATTACGCATGATCTTGGTATTGTCGCGGAAACCTGCGATAAAGTGGCGGTCATGTATGCCGGCAATATCGTAGAATACGCTTCTACAGCTCAAATTTTTACCGACCCGCAGCACCCTTATACACAGGGGTTGCTCGCTTCATTGCCAAGCATTCATGAGGATTATGAAGAATTAGAGACGATCGAGGGTAGTATCCCAAGCCCTTATCAAATGCCTGCTGGCTGCCGGTTCGCATCGCGCTGTCCTTATAAACGAGAGGTTTGCGCTACACAACAGCCCGAACTGCTCGATACTGCCAGCGGTCAGGTGCGCTGCTGGAAATACACCGAACATTGGCAAGAACAAACTGAAGGGGTTGTATAA
- a CDS encoding glutathione ABC transporter substrate-binding protein: MRGTKWKKMILSTAFLLSTLLLQACSTQTQSSKPAVPSSAKGKDGGTLTVVRLSDATKLDPHFITDIPSANIVYQKVYETLVVPDENMKPHPKLATKWTQLNETTWEFELRQGVAFQDGTPFDAEAVQTTFKRLLDPQTRSPQASKLAMIKDIAVVDRYTVQFHLNEPYTPLLSILASNEGSIISPKVLKENPKQLMDHPVGTGPFMFEHWKTGQEIALKKNGNYWGAKPAIDRVVFKVVPEDTTRLAMVEAGEAHINDQVPVSEIDRIEASKALSLYRTEGLGVEFIGFNTQKAPLDNVKVRKAISHAIQRDGMMKGVYNNSGRLANAAMSPKVFGYSEEIKPLGYNLNQAKQLLKEAGFTSGLELTIVTNDRKERIALAEVVQSQLKGIGVNAKVQVLEWGAYIDTLNNGKHQMYIGGWGNATGDGDYNQYNLFHSSSHGGAGNHMYYKNEKVDTLIEAARKEMTEGKRKSLYQEAMKIELEEAVYIPIRYYEHLAVHNKHVEGIWINPVNYLMLDEVTLK, encoded by the coding sequence ATGAGGGGCACGAAATGGAAAAAAATGATTTTATCCACAGCGTTCTTATTGAGCACTCTTCTTTTGCAGGCATGTTCCACACAGACGCAGTCGAGTAAGCCAGCGGTTCCGTCATCGGCAAAAGGCAAGGACGGCGGCACATTGACAGTTGTGCGTCTATCGGATGCGACAAAGCTGGATCCCCATTTTATAACTGATATTCCATCCGCAAATATTGTATATCAAAAGGTATATGAAACATTGGTTGTTCCTGACGAAAACATGAAGCCTCATCCGAAACTGGCGACGAAATGGACGCAGTTGAATGAAACGACTTGGGAATTCGAATTGAGGCAAGGTGTGGCGTTTCAGGATGGAACGCCTTTCGACGCTGAAGCGGTACAAACGACATTCAAGCGGCTTTTAGATCCGCAAACGCGGTCACCTCAAGCATCCAAGCTTGCCATGATCAAGGATATAGCGGTAGTTGATAGGTATACTGTGCAGTTTCATTTAAACGAACCTTATACGCCGCTGTTGTCCATTTTGGCCAGCAATGAAGGAAGCATCATCAGTCCAAAGGTGTTAAAGGAAAATCCGAAGCAACTTATGGATCATCCGGTGGGGACTGGACCATTCATGTTTGAGCATTGGAAAACCGGGCAAGAAATTGCCTTGAAGAAGAATGGAAACTATTGGGGGGCAAAGCCTGCGATCGATCGTGTCGTATTCAAAGTCGTTCCGGAGGACACAACAAGATTGGCAATGGTGGAAGCAGGAGAAGCGCATATCAATGATCAAGTTCCGGTCAGTGAGATTGACAGGATTGAAGCTTCCAAGGCTCTTTCTTTGTACCGTACGGAAGGGCTGGGTGTCGAATTCATCGGCTTCAACACCCAGAAAGCGCCGCTTGATAACGTGAAAGTCCGTAAAGCCATCAGTCATGCGATACAGCGTGACGGGATGATGAAAGGTGTCTATAATAATTCCGGCAGATTGGCGAACGCGGCGATGAGTCCAAAGGTATTCGGGTATAGTGAAGAGATTAAACCGCTCGGCTATAATCTGAACCAGGCAAAGCAACTTCTGAAAGAAGCCGGCTTCACCAGCGGATTGGAACTTACCATTGTAACAAATGATCGCAAGGAACGAATTGCCCTGGCAGAGGTCGTTCAATCGCAGTTGAAGGGAATTGGTGTCAACGCCAAAGTACAGGTGCTCGAGTGGGGCGCTTACATTGATACGCTTAATAACGGCAAGCATCAGATGTATATAGGGGGCTGGGGAAACGCGACAGGAGATGGGGACTATAATCAATATAATCTGTTCCATTCATCTTCTCATGGCGGCGCTGGCAACCATATGTATTACAAAAATGAGAAAGTGGACACGTTGATCGAAGCGGCAAGAAAAGAAATGACGGAAGGGAAACGGAAAAGCTTGTACCAAGAAGCGATGAAGATCGAATTGGAGGAGGCTGTGTATATTCCAATTCGTTATTATGAGCATCTTGCCGTGCACAACAAGCATGTGGAAGGTATCTGGATCAATCCTGTCAATTATCTTATGCTCGATGAAGTCACTTTGAAATAA
- a CDS encoding helix-turn-helix domain-containing protein → MNILLVDDEPLELEQLEYLIHNRFSTWHIHKARDASQAMQIVQSEQIALVFLDIQLPGKSGLELASDLTKIYNMDIIMVTAYQDFEYARTSIRLGVTDYITKPVIEEELLTILERYQHSHPYSEQILKTLQIIHQEYNEKLTLQYLASHIHINATYLSRKFQEEVGMGFSEYLNDFRLKTAMKILLDHPNLSIQEVSERCGFNSQHYFSQMFRRLTGESPRDYRLKGSFR, encoded by the coding sequence ATGAACATATTGCTTGTAGACGATGAACCATTGGAACTGGAGCAGCTAGAGTATTTAATCCACAATCGTTTTTCAACCTGGCATATACATAAGGCTCGTGATGCTTCACAAGCTATGCAAATCGTTCAATCCGAGCAAATCGCTCTGGTCTTTTTAGATATTCAGCTCCCTGGCAAATCGGGACTGGAGCTAGCATCTGATTTGACCAAAATATACAACATGGACATAATCATGGTCACAGCGTACCAAGACTTTGAATACGCGCGTACTTCCATTCGCTTGGGTGTTACCGATTATATTACCAAGCCCGTTATTGAAGAAGAATTGTTGACCATTTTGGAACGCTACCAGCATTCCCATCCCTACTCCGAACAAATTCTGAAGACCTTGCAAATCATTCATCAGGAATATAACGAGAAGCTCACCTTGCAATACTTGGCTTCTCACATCCATATCAACGCCACCTATTTAAGCAGAAAGTTCCAGGAAGAGGTTGGGATGGGATTTTCCGAGTATCTCAATGATTTCCGCCTGAAAACAGCGATGAAAATACTCTTGGACCATCCAAATCTCAGCATACAGGAGGTCTCGGAGCGCTGCGGGTTCAACAGTCAGCATTATTTCAGTCAAATGTTCAGGCGCTTAACGGGTGAATCACCTAGAGATTATCGCTTGAAGGGGAGTTTTCGTTGA
- a CDS encoding sensor histidine kinase, producing MLTLDAFSIYIMFCVLAPLLGTFTLLFLFIFEKRIDLLEKQKREIALERELQTALYNQLNQEIQPHFFFNTLNSILSLARLNRKSELIRSIETLSKLLKFKYRTIEPFITIDEELTYVNYYLEIQKIRFRDRLFYEIELMQNVTEAVTIPFLIQTLVENAFKHAFEQVPGDARLRIEVKQQNQMILISVWNSCATQRSNANREHGLGLDNISKRLNLLFSPDKTAIDMIHFENGTTVSVIFPFIRKSQMKAGATV from the coding sequence ATGTTAACATTGGATGCTTTTTCAATTTATATCATGTTTTGTGTGCTGGCACCGTTGCTTGGTACATTTACATTGTTATTTTTGTTCATATTTGAAAAACGGATTGACCTGTTAGAAAAACAAAAACGAGAAATCGCCCTGGAACGCGAGCTGCAAACAGCTCTTTATAATCAGCTCAATCAAGAAATACAGCCTCATTTCTTTTTCAATACGCTGAACAGCATTTTAAGTTTGGCCAGACTGAATCGAAAATCCGAGTTGATTCGCTCCATAGAAACACTATCCAAATTGCTCAAATTCAAATACAGAACTATTGAGCCCTTCATCACCATCGACGAAGAGCTTACATATGTCAACTACTATTTAGAGATACAAAAAATAAGGTTCAGGGATCGTCTTTTTTATGAAATCGAGCTCATGCAAAATGTGACAGAAGCCGTTACAATTCCCTTTTTAATCCAAACGCTTGTCGAGAATGCTTTTAAACATGCATTTGAGCAAGTTCCGGGAGACGCGCGTTTGCGTATTGAAGTGAAGCAACAAAACCAGATGATTCTCATATCCGTTTGGAACAGCTGCGCCACGCAACGGAGCAATGCGAACAGGGAACATGGTCTTGGTCTTGATAATATTTCAAAAAGATTAAATCTGTTATTTTCACCTGACAAAACAGCGATCGATATGATTCATTTTGAAAACGGGACAACAGTTTCCGTTATATTTCCTTTTATTAGAAAGTCACAAATGAAAGCAGGTGCCACAGTATGA
- the sipW gene encoding signal peptidase I SipW — protein sequence MTGIIRTVFTLIICALAFVILSSRFSGSDPTLAGYQLKAVLSGSMEPTFQTGSIIAINIKQDPSKYEKGDIITFQIENQLVTHRIVEVLTKGGQVSYKTKGDNNNTVDLWTVSASTVVGQYNGFTIPYVGYALNYATSKVGSALLLFIPGALLFLSAVLSIIASSKRFEVKKHSEIG from the coding sequence ATGACGGGTATTATACGTACTGTTTTTACATTGATCATATGTGCACTTGCGTTTGTTATTTTAAGCTCTCGCTTTTCAGGTAGCGATCCAACACTAGCTGGTTATCAGCTCAAGGCCGTTTTATCCGGATCAATGGAGCCCACATTTCAAACAGGCTCAATTATCGCAATTAATATCAAACAAGATCCAAGCAAATATGAAAAAGGCGATATCATCACATTTCAAATAGAAAATCAATTAGTGACACACAGAATTGTAGAGGTACTAACAAAAGGTGGACAAGTTTCTTACAAAACAAAAGGTGATAACAACAATACCGTGGACTTATGGACTGTGTCTGCATCTACTGTTGTTGGACAATACAATGGCTTTACCATTCCATATGTAGGATATGCACTAAATTATGCAACCTCAAAAGTCGGATCAGCATTACTGTTGTTTATTCCCGGAGCATTGCTATTCCTATCCGCAGTACTTTCCATCATTGCCTCTTCAAAACGATTTGAGGTAAAAAAGCACTCTGAAATTGGTTAA